The Diaphorobacter ruginosibacter genome contains a region encoding:
- a CDS encoding aldehyde dehydrogenase, whose protein sequence is MSNALTQDNLDTRREQPVADGSLLIGGQWRPAASGHTLDVYSPIDGRRLCGIADAAQADVELAVRSARDAFERGTWSRMAPAERKRILHRIADRIESHHAELAVLGVRDNGTEIGMAWKAEPGSAASTFRFYAECVDKINGDIAPTPHGTLGLVHREPVGVVGAIVPWNFPLMIGAWKIAPALAAGNSVVLKPSEEASLSLLRLAQLCLDAGLPEGVLNVVTGQGRTAGDALARHPDVDVLTFTGSGPVGRRLLQASAESNLKRVYLELGGKSPNIVFADTPDIARAAEVSALGLFRNSGQVCVAGSRLLVQRPVHDEFVEELTRVARSLRVGDPLRLDTQVGAVSNPAQLARNLSAVEKAQQEGARLIAGGEALFPVAGGHYMAPTVFTDVKPDMALAQQEVFGPVLAVLPFDDEAEAVRIANDSAYGLAAGVWTSDLSRAHRMVRAVRAGVVHVNTYGGSDITVPMGGVRQSGNGHDKSLHALDKYLDLKTAWIQL, encoded by the coding sequence ATGTCAAACGCACTCACTCAAGACAACCTGGATACCCGGCGCGAGCAGCCCGTGGCCGACGGTTCGCTGCTGATCGGCGGACAGTGGCGGCCCGCGGCCTCCGGCCACACCCTGGACGTGTATTCCCCCATCGACGGGCGGCGCCTGTGCGGCATTGCCGATGCAGCACAGGCGGACGTGGAGCTGGCCGTGCGCAGTGCCCGCGATGCTTTCGAGCGCGGCACCTGGTCGCGCATGGCCCCGGCCGAGCGCAAGCGCATTCTGCACCGCATTGCCGACCGCATCGAGTCCCACCATGCCGAACTTGCCGTGCTGGGCGTGCGGGACAACGGCACCGAGATCGGCATGGCCTGGAAGGCGGAGCCGGGCAGCGCGGCGTCCACCTTTCGCTTCTATGCCGAATGCGTGGACAAGATCAACGGCGACATTGCGCCCACGCCGCATGGAACGCTGGGGCTGGTGCACAGGGAGCCGGTGGGCGTGGTCGGCGCGATCGTGCCCTGGAATTTCCCGCTGATGATCGGTGCGTGGAAGATCGCGCCGGCCCTGGCGGCGGGCAACTCGGTGGTGCTCAAGCCGTCGGAGGAGGCGTCGCTGTCGCTTTTGCGCCTGGCGCAACTGTGCCTGGATGCGGGGCTGCCCGAAGGCGTGCTGAACGTGGTGACGGGGCAGGGACGCACGGCGGGCGATGCGCTGGCCCGGCATCCCGACGTCGACGTGCTGACGTTCACGGGCTCCGGCCCGGTCGGGCGCCGGCTGCTGCAGGCATCGGCTGAATCCAATCTCAAGCGCGTGTACCTGGAGCTCGGCGGCAAATCGCCCAACATCGTGTTTGCCGACACTCCCGACATTGCGCGGGCCGCGGAGGTATCGGCACTGGGCTTGTTCCGCAACAGTGGCCAGGTCTGCGTAGCGGGCTCGCGGCTGCTGGTGCAGCGCCCGGTGCATGACGAATTCGTGGAGGAATTGACGCGCGTGGCGCGCAGCCTGCGCGTGGGCGATCCGCTGCGGCTTGACACCCAGGTCGGAGCGGTGAGCAATCCGGCCCAGCTGGCACGCAATCTCTCGGCGGTCGAAAAAGCGCAACAAGAAGGGGCCCGCCTGATCGCGGGAGGAGAAGCGCTGTTCCCGGTGGCGGGCGGCCACTACATGGCGCCCACGGTCTTCACCGACGTGAAGCCGGACATGGCGCTGGCGCAACAGGAGGTGTTCGGCCCCGTGCTCGCGGTGCTGCCGTTCGATGACGAAGCCGAGGCCGTGCGCATTGCCAACGACTCGGCCTACGGGCTCGCCGCCGGCGTCTGGACCTCCGACCTCTCGCGCGCCCATCGCATGGTGCGTGCGGTGAGGGCGGGCGTCGTGCACGTCAACACCTATGGCGGCTCCGATATCACCGTTCCCATGGGTGGCGTGCGCCAGTCGGGCAACGGCCATGACAAGTCGCTGCATGCCCTGGACAAATACCTCGATCTCAAGACCGCCTGGATTCAACTCTGA